From Desulfuromonas soudanensis, the proteins below share one genomic window:
- a CDS encoding site-specific DNA-methyltransferase translates to MTSKYERYSKEELVRIIEERDRKPKFGLVWERDEIDHDRSLNQDFIALDLLPEISCGDGPWSNLLIEGDNFDALRYLRMTHAGRVKCIYIDPPYNTGNKDFIYNDRFVDKDDLYKHSKWLEFMHRRLLLARDLLAEDGVLLVSINDDNRAKLELLLDQTLPGMRLGSFVWRTRQGSNVDQSCFLSVDHEHVLVYGGPGFEFLGYGKSYGMYSNPDKDPKGDWRPDNLTLGFSYQERPNLYYPLRDPKTDIFYPPNPDRIWVYATEERLKPGQRLQAKTMEEFIATGQILFPQEQRVEVWYSLAELKSAIESGDVPKTGKNPVLRLDLPDLEFWVGKKVGFNRPAFKRYKADLRNLNQPVSSWVVPTSEQKKYEADNSFVSGTNQEGAKAVAAIFGTKTFNYAKPPSLIKELVRQAAGENDLVMDFFAGSGTTAQAVLELNREDGGNRRFVMVSATEATSAEPEKNICRDVCAERIRRVIEGYGDKEGTGGDFAYLRVRRIEQEAVLTEIDHSQVWIALQLIYRQNFAPFTDTNPLQQSLTSDGGLVYATQISDNAVTRIIELAATVPHLTVYTWQPGLLRNRINVEGVTIEQIPHYLVSRFGGAA, encoded by the coding sequence ATGACCTCCAAATACGAGCGCTACTCAAAAGAAGAACTGGTCCGCATCATCGAGGAACGCGACCGCAAGCCGAAGTTCGGGCTGGTCTGGGAGCGGGACGAGATCGACCACGACCGCTCGCTGAATCAGGATTTCATCGCCCTCGACCTGCTCCCTGAAATCTCCTGCGGCGACGGGCCGTGGAGCAATCTGCTCATCGAAGGGGACAACTTCGACGCCCTGCGCTACCTGCGCATGACGCACGCCGGGCGGGTGAAGTGCATTTACATCGACCCCCCCTACAACACCGGCAACAAGGATTTCATCTACAACGACCGCTTCGTCGACAAGGACGATCTCTACAAACACAGCAAGTGGCTCGAATTCATGCACCGCCGGCTGCTCCTCGCCCGCGATCTCCTGGCCGAGGACGGCGTCCTCCTCGTTTCCATCAACGACGACAATCGTGCCAAGCTGGAATTGCTTCTTGATCAGACGTTGCCGGGAATGCGGCTCGGCTCCTTTGTCTGGCGCACCCGGCAGGGGTCCAACGTAGATCAAAGTTGTTTCCTAAGCGTAGACCATGAACACGTCCTGGTTTATGGCGGACCAGGATTTGAATTTTTGGGTTATGGGAAAAGTTATGGGATGTACTCCAATCCGGACAAAGATCCTAAAGGGGATTGGCGACCAGACAACCTGACCCTCGGATTTTCCTATCAAGAACGACCAAATCTCTATTACCCCCTGCGCGACCCCAAGACCGATATTTTTTATCCCCCCAACCCCGACCGAATTTGGGTCTATGCCACCGAAGAACGCCTGAAGCCCGGCCAACGTCTCCAAGCAAAGACGATGGAAGAGTTCATTGCGACTGGACAGATTCTTTTCCCACAAGAACAGCGAGTTGAAGTCTGGTATAGCCTTGCCGAGTTGAAAAGCGCCATTGAAAGCGGCGATGTGCCGAAGACAGGGAAGAATCCTGTGCTACGCCTCGATCTTCCGGATCTGGAATTTTGGGTCGGCAAGAAGGTCGGATTCAACCGGCCCGCCTTCAAGCGCTACAAGGCAGATCTACGCAATCTCAATCAACCGGTGAGCAGTTGGGTCGTTCCCACTTCGGAGCAGAAGAAATATGAAGCCGACAACAGCTTTGTCTCCGGCACCAATCAGGAAGGGGCTAAGGCGGTGGCAGCGATTTTCGGCACCAAAACCTTCAACTATGCCAAGCCACCATCTCTCATCAAAGAACTGGTGCGACAGGCTGCCGGGGAAAACGATCTGGTCATGGACTTCTTCGCCGGCTCCGGCACCACCGCCCAGGCGGTGCTGGAGCTGAACCGCGAGGACGGCGGCAACCGGCGCTTCGTCATGGTTTCGGCAACCGAGGCGACCAGTGCCGAGCCGGAAAAGAACATCTGCCGCGATGTCTGCGCCGAGCGCATCCGCCGGGTGATCGAAGGCTACGGCGACAAGGAAGGGACCGGCGGCGACTTCGCCTATCTGCGGGTGCGGCGCATCGAGCAGGAAGCGGTGCTGACCGAGATTGACCATTCGCAGGTCTGGATCGCCCTGCAACTGATTTATCGCCAGAACTTCGCCCCCTTCACGGACACGAACCCGTTGCAGCAATCGCTAACGTCGGACGGTGGTCTGGTCTACGCTACCCAGATCAGCGACAACGCCGTGACCCGCATTATCGAACTTGCAGCCACCGTACCGCACCTGACCGTCTACACCTGGCAGCCCGGCCTGCTGCGCAACCGCATCAACGTCGAAGGGGTGACGATCGAACAGATCCCCCACTATCTCGTCAGCCGTTTCGGAGGTGCCGCATGA